One window of the Nocardia huaxiensis genome contains the following:
- a CDS encoding acyl-CoA synthetase: MSFNVADLFEHAVDAVPDRVAVICGERRVTYRELDERANRLAHHLSARGIGHGDHVGVYSRNSIEALEAMIAAYKLRAVSVSVNYRYVAEEVRYIVDNADLKALVFERAYSDIVAEVAALSPELTEFIAVEDDSALDYMRFGGIAYDDALAGQSGERDFAARSSEDLYLLYTGGTTGMPKGVMWTHEDVWRALGGGINHVTGEYVADEWELANNAKSAPSGIVMAPLSPLIHGAAQWAVFIALNSGGTVVFVPQFDAHEVWRVVQRHRVNVLTVVGDAMARPLLDAYREGGYDTPSLWALSSHAALFSHALKQQYLELFPNLFLTDVIGSSESGSTGLAVVGKDSDHSQGPRVKFGAQAALIDDDGNLVEPVPGAVGRMARKGHVPLGYYKDPEKSATIFLEIDGTRYVVPGDYARYEADGTVTLLGRGSECINTGGEKVFPEEVEGALKSHPNVFDALVIAVPDERFGQRVAALVQPRGTSLDLAEVDAHVRTQVAGYKAPRTYWLVEQMTRQPSGKANYAAAKRYAAEHAEAGLPPR; encoded by the coding sequence ATGTCTTTCAATGTCGCCGACCTGTTCGAACATGCGGTGGATGCGGTGCCCGATCGGGTCGCGGTGATCTGTGGGGAGCGGCGGGTCACCTATCGGGAGCTAGACGAGCGGGCCAATCGGCTTGCACATCACTTGTCCGCCAGGGGAATCGGTCATGGTGATCACGTCGGGGTGTACTCGCGCAATTCCATCGAGGCACTGGAGGCCATGATCGCGGCGTACAAGCTGCGGGCGGTTTCGGTGAGCGTGAACTATCGGTATGTGGCGGAGGAGGTGCGCTACATCGTCGACAATGCCGATCTGAAGGCGCTGGTTTTCGAGCGCGCGTACTCCGACATCGTCGCCGAGGTCGCCGCACTCAGCCCGGAGCTCACCGAGTTCATTGCGGTGGAGGATGATTCGGCGCTCGACTACATGCGCTTCGGGGGCATCGCGTACGACGACGCGCTGGCCGGGCAGTCCGGTGAACGCGACTTCGCGGCGCGGTCCTCCGAGGACCTGTATCTGCTCTACACCGGTGGCACCACCGGAATGCCCAAGGGCGTCATGTGGACTCACGAGGACGTGTGGCGGGCACTGGGCGGCGGCATCAACCATGTGACCGGCGAATACGTCGCGGACGAATGGGAGTTGGCGAACAATGCCAAGTCCGCGCCCAGCGGAATCGTCATGGCGCCGCTGTCGCCGCTGATCCACGGGGCGGCGCAGTGGGCGGTGTTCATCGCGCTGAACTCCGGCGGCACAGTGGTTTTCGTGCCACAGTTCGACGCGCACGAGGTGTGGCGGGTGGTGCAGCGGCATCGGGTGAACGTGCTGACCGTGGTCGGGGACGCCATGGCGCGGCCGCTGCTGGACGCGTACCGCGAGGGCGGCTACGACACTCCTTCGCTGTGGGCGCTGAGCAGTCATGCGGCGCTCTTCTCGCATGCGCTGAAACAGCAGTATCTCGAGCTGTTCCCGAATCTGTTCCTCACCGACGTGATCGGCTCGTCCGAGAGCGGCAGCACCGGATTGGCGGTGGTGGGCAAGGATTCCGATCATTCGCAAGGGCCGCGGGTGAAGTTCGGCGCGCAGGCCGCGCTCATCGATGACGACGGGAATCTGGTCGAGCCGGTGCCGGGCGCGGTGGGGCGGATGGCACGCAAAGGCCATGTGCCGCTGGGCTACTACAAGGATCCCGAGAAGTCGGCCACGATCTTCCTGGAAATCGACGGCACCCGGTACGTGGTGCCCGGCGATTACGCGCGCTACGAGGCCGACGGCACCGTCACTCTGCTGGGGCGCGGATCGGAGTGCATCAATACCGGCGGGGAGAAGGTGTTCCCCGAGGAGGTGGAGGGCGCGCTGAAATCGCATCCGAATGTGTTCGACGCCTTGGTCATCGCGGTGCCCGACGAGCGTTTCGGGCAGCGGGTGGCGGCGCTCGTGCAGCCTCGCGGTACATCGCTCGACCTCGCCGAGGTGGACGCGCATGTGCGCACGCAGGTCGCGGGCTACAAGGCGCCGAGGACGTACTGGCTGGTCGAGCAGATGACCCGGCAGCCGAGCGGGAAGGCCAATTACGCTGCCGCCAAACGGTATGCGGCCGAACACGCGGAGGCGGGTCTACCGCCGCGCTGA
- a CDS encoding VOC family protein, whose amino-acid sequence MASKMIFINLPVTDLDRSKTFYEALGWKVNQDFTDCNAACIVIDDNICLMLLTPDFFTTFSERPLADTKATVAAAYALALTSAAEVDTLTEAALRAGGTEQINTDKRAQEAQVGMHGRTFLDPDGHQWEPFYMAYPGAN is encoded by the coding sequence ATGGCCAGCAAGATGATCTTCATCAACCTCCCCGTCACCGACCTGGACCGGTCGAAGACCTTCTACGAGGCGCTGGGCTGGAAAGTGAACCAGGACTTCACCGACTGCAACGCCGCCTGCATCGTCATCGACGACAACATCTGCCTGATGCTCCTCACCCCCGACTTCTTCACCACCTTCTCCGAGCGCCCCCTCGCCGACACCAAAGCCACCGTCGCCGCCGCCTACGCCCTCGCCCTGACCAGCGCCGCCGAAGTCGACACCCTCACCGAGGCCGCCCTCCGCGCCGGCGGCACCGAACAGATCAACACCGACAAACGCGCCCAGGAAGCCCAGGTGGGCATGCACGGCCGCACCTTCCTCGACCCCGACGGCCACCAGTGGGAGCCCTTCTACATGGCCTACCCCGGCGCGAACTGA